The Episyrphus balteatus chromosome 4, idEpiBalt1.1, whole genome shotgun sequence genome includes a window with the following:
- the LOC129918745 gene encoding T-cell immunomodulatory protein: protein MKVFNQIIFLLSLGIANLSHANDITQKVFGSVKEGVVAAFGDFNSDELTDVFVISNEFTTLQILLGSYTEPLLHPGPFCIFDKKEITSVVPGDFDGDALMDVLVTTRGSKNNLLDVYINWGASDSLICANASTLTTNGEPLAIDYNRDMIIDLFGVNEDNQRTFWIFQKNRLPPQVVPQVPAPNKQNENAFIQTPHANAYLDINHDFTADLFIQTEKFFEVWYGKTDDDKQGFLFNHKVDLNIVGSPKTHVGQSIFLDLELKGVQNQILPMCFRDECTNSTILAHDGQHFRDIHVNFKDPQGVQWGFIEPVEDDVYLKTITARGGDYNMDGYPDLLVTLKAITAPKERMQTFLLENVPCTVCNGPLKRTFEVKWNALSPMGNDTVAGAFYDFYQDGVLDVILMEKKNGKYRPLAFRNTLDYDANFVKVIVLTALTNKFNPTEKTALGRKKRTYGTNLPGPRIEYFTTTQEGDIQRGSSVQLPQSAYLALQMPYTIFGLGRTPNFVDTLIVGLANKSRTWTQLIPNSQIIVVPQPIEEPLRWKAQLFVTPSKLILMSVVALGGTCLVIILIILVLYIKEKKEDKQEKLQEAHRFHFDAM from the exons ATGAAggtttttaatcaaattatttttctacTTTCTTTGGGAATTGCAAATCTTTCTCATGCAAATGATATAACACAAAAAGTATTTGGTTCTGTTAAAGAAGGAGTTGTGGCAGCCTTCGGTGATTTCAATTCCGACGAACTGACAGATGTGTTTGTTATCAGCAATGAATTTACAACCCTTCAAATTCTATTGG GGTCTTATACCGAACCACTCCTCCATCCCGGACCATTCTGTATCTTTGACAAGAAAGAGATTACAAGTGTGGTCCCAGGAGACTTTGACGGCGATGCCTTAATGGACGTCCTCGTCACAACCCGCGGATCAAAGAATAATCTCCTCGATGTCTATATTAACTGGGGTGCATCAGACTCCCTAATTTGCGCCAATGCGTCCACTCTAACCACCAACGGGGAACCTTTGGCTATCGACTATAATCGCGACATGATTATCGATCTCTTCGGCGTGAATGAAGACAACCAACGGACATTCTGGATTTTCCAAAAGAATCGTCTACCTCCCCAGGTAGTTCCTCAAGTACCGGccccaaataaacaaaatgaaaatgccTTCATCCAAACACCGCATGCAAATGCGTATTTAGACATAAATCACGACTTTACGGCAGATCTTTTCATACAAACCGAAAAGTTCTTTGAGGTTTGGTACGGCAAGACCGATGACGATAAACAAGGATTCCTTTTTAATCACAAAGTTGACTTGAATATTGTTGGATCGCCCAAGACCCATGTCGGACAGAGTATCTTTCTCGATTTGGAGTTGAAAGGAGTTCAAAATCAGATTTTGCCAATGTGCTTCCGAGATGAATGCACTAATTCTACCATCCTTGCTCATGATGGACAACATTTTAGAGATATTCATGTGAATTTTAAAGATCCTCAGGGTGTTCAGTGGGGATTTATTGAGCCTGTTGAGGATGATGTTTATTTGAAGACGATTACAGCTCGTGGAGGTGATTACAATATGGATGGTTATCCAGATCTTTTAGTCACATTGAAAGCCATCACTGCACCGAAGGAGAGAATGCAAACGTTTTTGCTTGAGAATGTTCCTTGTACTGTGTGCAATGGTCCTTTGAAGAGAACATTCGAAGTTAAATGGAATGCCTTATCGCCAATGGGTAATGATACCGTTGCTGGAGCTTTTTATGATTTCTATCAAGATG GTGTTCTTGATGTGATTCTAATGGagaagaaaaatggaaaataccGCCCACTAGCATTCCGTAACACTCTTGATTACGATGCTAATTTTGTCAAGGTCATTGTCCTCACAGCTttgacaaataaatttaatcccACAGAGAAGACCGCTTTGGGACGTAAAAAACGTACATATGGAACCAATTTACCAGGACCCCGAATCGAATACTTTACCACGACCCAAGAGGGCGACATTCAACGTGGATCGAGTGTGCAACTTCCACAATCTGCATATCTTGCTCTACAAATGCCTTATACAATCTTTGGACTTGGTAGaacaccaaatttcgtagacaCTTTAATAGTTGGTTTGGCAAATAAATCACGAACATGGACACAATTGATTCCAAATTCTCAAATCATTGTTGTGCCACAGCCAATTGAAGAACCATTACGCTGGAAAGCTCAGCTATTCGTTACACCaagtaaattgattttaatgagTGTGGTGGCTTTAGGTGGAACttgtttggttattattttgattattcTTGTACTCTATATTAAAGAGAAGAAAGAGGATAAGCAGGAGAAATTACAAGAAGCACACAGATTCCATTTTGATGCTATGTAA